The Deinococcus radiopugnans ATCC 19172 nucleotide sequence AAAACAGCCGTGGCCGCCGGTGCGGGGGGCGCGAGCAGCAGCAAGACCGTGATCGCCAAGGCCGCCCCCAACATGCCAGGCGCCACCAAGCCCCGCAAGCCGCCCAAGACCCTGGACGCGCCGAAAGACTGAGCCTGAGCCGTACCTGCCCGCCCCCCGAACTGGGAGGGCGGTTTTTTTGGGCGACGCCTGCCGGGGGATGGATCAGCGTTCGGTGGGGCCGGTCACGCTGACCAGCACGCTGCGGTACTCGCCGGGGGTGATCAGCCCCATCGCCATGGCGTGCCCGGCGGCGTTCAGACTGTCGGCGGCCAGCACCAGATCGACGCCCGCGCGGGCCAGTTCGCCGCGCAGCTTCAGGACCGTCTCGTCCCGGAACGCTCCGGTCAGGTCACGGATATACACGGCCAGCACGCGGCCTGCGTACCGGCGGACCACTTCCGAGTAGATCAGGGTGTCCTGCTCGCCGCTGTCGCCGATCAGCACGAACTTCAGGTCCGGAAAGCGCTCGAACAGGCGGGTGATCACGCCGTGCTTGTGGCCGCCGTGCCCGGCCAGCAGGCCACCCCCCCAGCTGCGCAGAAACATCGGTCCCAGCGGAATGCGGCGGTAATCGAGAAACTGCCACAGCAGATCGAAGAAATTCCAGGGACTGCTGGACACGTAGAAGACCGGATTGCGCCCCTCGGCCTCGCGGGCCAGCGCGCGGTACAGCGCCCCCACCCCCGGAAACGGCGAGCGGGTGCGGGCGTTGCCGGTCAGGGCGGTGATCAGCATGCGCGGCAGGCTGGTCACGTCCGACTGAATCACGGTGTCGTCGAGGTCGCTGATCACCCCGAAGCGGGCCTCGTGGATGACCTGCACGCGGGCGCGGGTCCGGCCTTCCCGGCCTTCCAGACTCAGCGCCGCCTCGTGCCAGCCGCCGGGCAGCGGGCTGAGGGGCGTGAAGGTCAGCGTAAAGTAGCCGTCGTCGTCGCTGACGGTGCTCACGCTCAGGCCGTCCAGCACGCCGCTGACCCGCGCGCCGCCCACCTCGCGGGAGAACAGGCGGCGCATGCTGTTCACGAAATTACGCCAGCGCCGGTCCCCGATGTCGGGCGGCGACAGGGTACGTGGCAGCAGCACGCGGCCGGTCAGCTCCACGCTGTGAGGGGTGCCCCAGCCGACGTAGGGCTGCAAGATCAGCTTGCCCCGCGCCCGGCGCGGCTGCACGTAGCCGCTGATGGCCCGGTCAGCGGCCAGAACCGCGCGCTCCAGCACGGGCAGCGCCAGCTTGAAAGCCGTTTTGACGGGGTTCACCACGGCAGTCTACGGGGCCGGGATGCCCGCCGGCTGAAGGCCGGGTTTGCCGCGCCCTTTAGAGTTCGGCGGCGGGCGCTCAGTGGACGGGTGCTCAGTGGACCCGCACGCCCTTGGTCAGCGGCTGCTTGCGGACCCAGGCGACGAAGCGCTGAATCTCCTCGCGCTCCAGCATGGCCTCCACGGTGTTCAGCTCGCCGGCCAGTTCCGCGTTGCTGAAGGTCTTTTGCAAGTAGCCCTGGCAGGCCGCGCACATCCGCACGGTGGGAATGTCGCCCAGCCGGACGCCCTGGCGCCGCCCCTGCGATTTGGGGACCAGGTGGTGATCGGTCATGTTGGGGGCCTCGCGGCCACACAACACGCAGGGATCGGCGGCTTTGGGCGGGGCATACCAGCTGGGATCGGGTGTTTTGCGGGCCATGCCGGTCAGCATAGGGCCTCCTCCGGGAGACGCTGGACCCCCCGCTTCCCTACACTGTGGCCCATGCAGCCCTACCTCGACCTGATGCGCCAGATTCTGGACCACGGCGCGGTCAAAACCGACCGCACCGGCACCGGCACCCGCAGCCTTTTTGGCGCGCAGCTGCGCTTCGATCTGGCCGACGGTTTTCCGCTGGTCACGACCAAGAAGATTCACCTGAAGTCCGTCATCCACGAATTGCTATGGTTCCTGTCGGGCAGCAGCAACGTGGGGTATCTGCAGGACCACGGGGTGAGGATCTGGGACGAATGGGCGGACGAGGCGGGCGAACTCGGCCCGGTCTACGGGGTGCAGTGGCGCAGCTGGCCCACGGCGGAGGGGCGGCACATCGACCAGATCAAACAGCTGGTGACGCAGATCAAGACCAACCCCGATTCTCGCCGCCTGATCGTGTCGGCCTGGAACGTGGGCGAGATCGAGGAGATGGCCCTGCCGCCGTGCCACGTCCTGTTTCAGTTCTACGTGGCCGACGGGCGGCTGAGCTGTCAGCTGTACCAGCGCAGCGCCGATATGTTCCTGGGCGTGCCGTTCAACATCGCCTCCTACGCTCTGCTAACAATGATGGTGGCGCAGGTGTGCGGGCTGCAGCCGGGCGAGTTCATCTGGACCGGCGGCGACTGCCACCTGTACAGCAACCATCTGGAGCAGGCGCGCGAGCAGCTGACGCGCGAGCCCAGGCCGCTGCCCACCATGCACCTGAATCCGGACGTGAAAGACCTGCT carries:
- a CDS encoding thymidylate synthase, with product MQPYLDLMRQILDHGAVKTDRTGTGTRSLFGAQLRFDLADGFPLVTTKKIHLKSVIHELLWFLSGSSNVGYLQDHGVRIWDEWADEAGELGPVYGVQWRSWPTAEGRHIDQIKQLVTQIKTNPDSRRLIVSAWNVGEIEEMALPPCHVLFQFYVADGRLSCQLYQRSADMFLGVPFNIASYALLTMMVAQVCGLQPGEFIWTGGDCHLYSNHLEQAREQLTREPRPLPTMHLNPDVKDLLDFRYEDFRLTGYEPHPHIKAAVAV
- a CDS encoding App1 family protein — encoded protein: MNPVKTAFKLALPVLERAVLAADRAISGYVQPRRARGKLILQPYVGWGTPHSVELTGRVLLPRTLSPPDIGDRRWRNFVNSMRRLFSREVGGARVSGVLDGLSVSTVSDDDGYFTLTFTPLSPLPGGWHEAALSLEGREGRTRARVQVIHEARFGVISDLDDTVIQSDVTSLPRMLITALTGNARTRSPFPGVGALYRALAREAEGRNPVFYVSSSPWNFFDLLWQFLDYRRIPLGPMFLRSWGGGLLAGHGGHKHGVITRLFERFPDLKFVLIGDSGEQDTLIYSEVVRRYAGRVLAVYIRDLTGAFRDETVLKLRGELARAGVDLVLAADSLNAAGHAMAMGLITPGEYRSVLVSVTGPTER